The Deltaproteobacteria bacterium genome includes a window with the following:
- a CDS encoding helicase associated domain-containing protein, with protein MKSCRTYALAAFFLAMTLIFSGQSLAGDMEVKLPDKDDTSSFQVKDSEDTVLMKVQSGGNVGIGTDTPTVRLTIKAQGLVGDPARRMIKLIPGGAQGRVYILSPVEYLDFLQTDSNDNLLGHLNISAKNGEFQGWVTIKADAYIDGDVGIGTTNPSSKLEVSGGDIRVTGGSFIDDGTTLNVPDYVFEEGYRLISLDELREYIKREKHLPDVPSTSQIKEQGLNIGQFQMRLLRKIEELTLHIIAQQEQIKSLEAELARINQQLGNWH; from the coding sequence ATGAAATCATGCAGAACCTATGCGCTGGCTGCTTTTTTTCTTGCAATGACTTTGATCTTTTCAGGACAGTCTCTGGCTGGTGATATGGAGGTGAAACTGCCGGACAAAGATGACACCTCTTCCTTTCAGGTAAAAGATTCAGAAGACACTGTGTTAATGAAGGTGCAAAGCGGCGGCAATGTGGGCATCGGTACTGACACTCCAACCGTAAGGTTGACTATCAAGGCACAGGGGCTGGTTGGGGATCCGGCTCGAAGAATGATCAAGTTGATTCCAGGAGGAGCCCAGGGTCGCGTCTACATCTTGAGCCCTGTTGAATATCTCGATTTCCTACAAACTGATTCGAACGATAACCTGTTAGGACACTTGAACATCTCCGCCAAGAATGGTGAATTTCAGGGCTGGGTCACAATAAAAGCAGATGCCTACATAGACGGAGATGTTGGCATTGGCACAACGAACCCTTCCAGCAAACTCGAGGTTTCCGGTGGAGATATTCGAGTGACTGGCGGCAGCTTCATTGACGATGGAACAACGTTGAACGTCCCGGACTACGTATTCGAGGAGGGATATCGCCTCATCTCGCTAGATGAGTTGCGCGAATATATCAAGAGAGAAAAGCACCTTCCGGACGTCCCCAGCACCAGTCAAATAAAGGAGCAAGGCCTTAACATCGGCCAGTTTCAAATGCGGCTCCTTAGAAAGATCGAAGAACTCACCCTTCACATCATTGCCCAGCAGGAGCAGATAAAGAGCTTGGAAGCTGAGCTTGCCCGGATAAATCAGCAGCTCGGCAACTGGCATTAG